One Phoenix dactylifera cultivar Barhee BC4 chromosome 8, palm_55x_up_171113_PBpolish2nd_filt_p, whole genome shotgun sequence genomic window carries:
- the LOC103708745 gene encoding calcium-dependent mitochondrial ATP-magnesium/phosphate carrier protein 2-like isoform X1 — MSGAGQAAVEQHVGFPAKMAAEGEQQQRRSVGGCNPVRKPGPVSMDHVLLALHETKEEREVRIRSLFNFFDAAGLGHLDYAQIEAGLLALRIPAEYKYARDLLKVCDANRDGRVDYQEFRRYMDDKELELYRIFQAIDVEHNGCILPEELWDALVQAGIEIDDEELARFVEHVDKDNNGIITFEEWRDFLLLYPHEATIENIYQYWERVCLVDIGEQAVIPEGISKHVNASKYLIAGGVAGAASRTATAPLDRLKVVMQVQTNRAHISSAIKDIWREGHFLGFFRGNALNVMKVAPESAIKFYTYEMLKDLIVKAKGEDESGIGASGRLIAGGLAGAVAQTAIYPMDLVKTRLQTYACEGGKVPNLGTLSKDIWVHEGPRAFYRGIIPSLLGIIPYAGIDLAAYETLKDMSKTYILKDSEPGPLVQLGCGTISGALGATCVYPLQVIRTRMQAQRSNSTTAYQGMSDVFWRTLQHEGFSGFYKGIFPNLLKVVPSASITYLVYETMKKNLFLD; from the exons ATGTCGGGCGCGGGCCAGGCGGCGGTGGAGCAGCACGTCGGCTTCCCCGCGAAGATGGCCGCCGAGGGCGAGCAGCAGCAGCGGCGGTCGGTCGGCGGGTGCAACCCGGTGCGGAAGCCGGGCCCCGTCTCCATGGACCACGTCCTCCTCGCCCTGCACGAGACCAAGGAAGAGCGGGAGGTCCGGATCCGGAGCCTCTTCAACTTCTTCGACGCGGCGGGCCTCGGCCACCTCGACTACGCCCAAATCGAGGCCGGCCTGTTGGCGCTCCGCATCCCCGCCGAGTACAAGTACGCCAGGGATCTCCTCAAGGTCTGCGACGCCAATCGGGACGGCCGGGTCGACTACCAGGAGTTCCGCCGCTACATGGACGACAAGGAGCTCGAGCTCTATCGCATCTTCCAGGCCATCGATGTCGAGCACAACGGATGCATCTTGCCCGAGGAGCTCTGGGACGCGCTCGTCCAGGCAG GAATTGAAATTGATGATGAGGAGCTTGCTCGTTTCGTAGAGCATGTTGATAAGGATAACAATGGGATTATAACTTTTGAAGAATGGAGAGATTTCCTTTTACTTTATCCCCATGAAGCAACCATCGAGAACATTTATCAGTACTGGGAGAGAGTATGCCTTGTTGATATAGGTGAACAGGCTGTTATTCCTGAAGGTATAAGTAAGCATGTGAATGCAAGCAAGTACTTGATTGCAGGAGGAGTAGCTGGAGCAGCTTCTCGTACAGCTACTGCTCCTCTTGATCGTCTTAAAGTGGTTATGCAAGTGCAGACAAACCGTGCACACATTAGTTCAGCAATAAAGGACATATGGAGAGAGGGCCATTTCTTGGGATTTTTTAGGGGGAATGCCTTAAATGTGATGAAGGTTGCACCTGAAAGTGCAATAAAATTTTACACATATGAGATGCTAAAAGATTTGATTGTCAAAGCCAAAGGAGAAGATGAGAGTGGCATTGGTGCTTCTGGGCGTCTTATTGCTGGTGGTTTAGCAGGTGCGGTGGCACAAACGGCAATTTATCCCATGGATCTTGTGAAAACACGACTGCAGACTTATGCATGTGAAGGTGGAAAAGTTCCTAATCTTGGTACACTGTCAAAAGATATATGGGTGCATGAAGGGCCCCGAGCTTTCTATAGGGGCATCATCCCATCTCTTCTTGGAATTATCCCATATGCTGGCATAGATCTTGCAGCATATGAGACCTTGAAAGATATGTCTAAAACATATATTCTTAAAGATAGTG AACCTGGCCCACTAGTGCAACTGGGTTGTGGTACTATTTCAGGAGCTCTTGGAGCAACGTGCGTTTATCCCTTGCAGGTTATAAGAACAAG AATGCAAGCCCAGCGTTCTAACTCAACCACTGCATATCAAGGAATGTCTGATGTGTTTTGGAGAACCCTTCAGCATGAAGGTTTTTCAGGATTCTATAAAGGAATTTTTCCAAATCTGCTCAAAGTGGTTCCATCTGCAAGTATTACTTATCTTGTTTATGAGACCATGAAAAAAAACCTCTTTCTTGATTAA
- the LOC103708745 gene encoding calcium-dependent mitochondrial ATP-magnesium/phosphate carrier protein 2-like isoform X2: protein MHLARGALGRARPGSFPFAGIEIDDEELARFVEHVDKDNNGIITFEEWRDFLLLYPHEATIENIYQYWERVCLVDIGEQAVIPEGISKHVNASKYLIAGGVAGAASRTATAPLDRLKVVMQVQTNRAHISSAIKDIWREGHFLGFFRGNALNVMKVAPESAIKFYTYEMLKDLIVKAKGEDESGIGASGRLIAGGLAGAVAQTAIYPMDLVKTRLQTYACEGGKVPNLGTLSKDIWVHEGPRAFYRGIIPSLLGIIPYAGIDLAAYETLKDMSKTYILKDSEPGPLVQLGCGTISGALGATCVYPLQVIRTRMQAQRSNSTTAYQGMSDVFWRTLQHEGFSGFYKGIFPNLLKVVPSASITYLVYETMKKNLFLD from the exons ATGCATCTTGCCCGAGGAGCTCTGGGACGCGCTCGTCCAGGCAG TTTTCCTTTTGCAGGAATTGAAATTGATGATGAGGAGCTTGCTCGTTTCGTAGAGCATGTTGATAAGGATAACAATGGGATTATAACTTTTGAAGAATGGAGAGATTTCCTTTTACTTTATCCCCATGAAGCAACCATCGAGAACATTTATCAGTACTGGGAGAGAGTATGCCTTGTTGATATAGGTGAACAGGCTGTTATTCCTGAAGGTATAAGTAAGCATGTGAATGCAAGCAAGTACTTGATTGCAGGAGGAGTAGCTGGAGCAGCTTCTCGTACAGCTACTGCTCCTCTTGATCGTCTTAAAGTGGTTATGCAAGTGCAGACAAACCGTGCACACATTAGTTCAGCAATAAAGGACATATGGAGAGAGGGCCATTTCTTGGGATTTTTTAGGGGGAATGCCTTAAATGTGATGAAGGTTGCACCTGAAAGTGCAATAAAATTTTACACATATGAGATGCTAAAAGATTTGATTGTCAAAGCCAAAGGAGAAGATGAGAGTGGCATTGGTGCTTCTGGGCGTCTTATTGCTGGTGGTTTAGCAGGTGCGGTGGCACAAACGGCAATTTATCCCATGGATCTTGTGAAAACACGACTGCAGACTTATGCATGTGAAGGTGGAAAAGTTCCTAATCTTGGTACACTGTCAAAAGATATATGGGTGCATGAAGGGCCCCGAGCTTTCTATAGGGGCATCATCCCATCTCTTCTTGGAATTATCCCATATGCTGGCATAGATCTTGCAGCATATGAGACCTTGAAAGATATGTCTAAAACATATATTCTTAAAGATAGTG AACCTGGCCCACTAGTGCAACTGGGTTGTGGTACTATTTCAGGAGCTCTTGGAGCAACGTGCGTTTATCCCTTGCAGGTTATAAGAACAAG AATGCAAGCCCAGCGTTCTAACTCAACCACTGCATATCAAGGAATGTCTGATGTGTTTTGGAGAACCCTTCAGCATGAAGGTTTTTCAGGATTCTATAAAGGAATTTTTCCAAATCTGCTCAAAGTGGTTCCATCTGCAAGTATTACTTATCTTGTTTATGAGACCATGAAAAAAAACCTCTTTCTTGATTAA
- the LOC103708744 gene encoding uncharacterized protein LOC103708744: MRSSLMGSHGVALATAMAVSGTVILLALCRQWSFPARQCNLRSCISSEERKRDRASSKKKKRVHFAAQVEELLGETSGSSDEEEEEEEEEDMATLPPASARSEEEVRRVRGMPANRVALYNGILQDRLHRMTCSY, translated from the exons ATGAGGTCTTCTCTGATGGGGTCTCACGGGGTGGCCTTGGCCACCGCCATGGCGGTCTCCGGCACCGTAATTCTCCTCGCCCTCTGCCGGCAATGGTCCTTCCCGGCCCGGCAGTGCAATCTTCGCTCCTGCATCTCCTCTG AGGAGAGGAAAAGGGACAGAGCGagcagcaagaagaagaagagggtccACTTCGCGGCGCAGGTGGAGGAGCTCCTTGGGGAGACCAGCGGCAGCagcgacgaggaggaggaggaggaggaggaggaggatatgGCCACCCTGCCACCGGCGTCGGCGCGGTCGGAGGAGGAGGTCCGACGGGTCCGGGGAATGCCGGCGAACCGGGTGGCCCTGTACAACGGAATTCTCCAAGATCGCTTGCACCGAATGACCTGTTCCTATTga